From the genome of Acidimicrobiia bacterium:
GAGTCGCCGGCGAGGATCGAGAGGGCGAGCGCATCGGTCACCGTCGGGAGCTCGTGCTCCAGCCGGACCATGCGGAGCCGCTCCCTGCGGGCGGCTCCGACCCGAGAGCCGACGATCCCGGCGACGGCGAGCAGGGGCACCGGGGCGATGCCGGTCCCCTCCGCTGCTGCGGCCACGACGACGCCCAGGGCCCCGCCGACCATCGCCGATGCCGGCACCCGTATCGTCCGCTGGCGTCGCGTAGTTCGGGTCGGTTCGGTCACCAGGTACCGGTCGATGACGGGCTGGCGGGGACGCACCGAGACCACCAACAGCGCTGCGGCGGCCGCCACCAGGACCGCGGTCATCGAAACAGCCTCGGCGGCTCGGAGAGGCGGGCGGTCCTCACCGCCAGCGCGTAGCCGATCGTTGTGGCGGCCAATCCACCCGCCACGATGGCGGTACCCGTCGGGGCGGCGTAGCTCGTAGCCGCGGTCGGATTGGTGGCGAGGGTGAGTACGAGGATCGCCCACGGCGCGAGCAGCGCCACTCGAGCGGTGAGCCGCTGCTGGGTAAGGGAGGCGTCATGGGCACGCCGGAGTCGCACGTCCGCCGCGATCGAGGCCGCCAGGTGGGCCAGGATCCCGTCCACCCGACCGCCGCCGACCGTCGCCGCCGTGACCAGGGTCATGAACACGCGATCGGCGACCGGGTCGTCCCACTCGGCGCGGACGATCTGCATCGTGTCGCTGAAACTCGCTCCCCAACCACGGTCGAGGTCGGCGAAACGCCCACCGAGGTGCCTTCCCGCCGATCGTGTCGCCTCCGGGATCGGCGATCCGCCAGCGACCCTGGTCCTGATGGCGGCGAGGAAGTCGGCCCAGCGGTCGGCGATCTGATGAGAGGCGCGACGGCGTCGCCAGGCGCGGATACCGGACGGGACCGGCATGACGAGGACGCCCACGGCGACGGAGACGGCGTTGGGGGCACCGGAAGCCGCAGCGAGACCGTACCCGATCACTCCCGCTGTCAGCCCGAGCCCAATCCGCGACAGCACGCCGACAGCCGTCGAGGTTCGCAGCAGCCGCCTCGGCATGGCCAGCGTCAGCGGGATGGAGAAGGCGGCGAGCGCGGCGACGACCCTCATGGCGCCTCGTTCACCGAGTACACGGGATCCGGATCGAACGCCCCGTGGGCGTCGATACCGACCACTCCCGTCACTTCCCGAATCCGGCGCCCAGAAGGGGTTCTTTCCATGAAGACGACCAGGTCGGTAACCGCGGCGAGGGCGCGGCGCACGTAATCGACGTGCACGTTGCTCCCCGCGAGCACGCAGTACCCGACCACTTTGTCCAGAGCGTCGGCGGCCGAGTTGGCGTGCAGGGTGGCGATTCCCGAGCAGCCGGCGTTGAGGGCGAGCACCAGGTCGAGTGCCTCGGGACCGCGCACCTCGCCGACGACGATGAGGTCAGGCCGCTGGCGCAGTGAGGACCGGATCAGATCGCGCAGGGTGATCTCGCCGCCGCCGTCGAGGCCGGCTTCGCGGGTCTGCATCTGCGTCATGTCTGGGAGGTCGGCGTCGACCTCGAACACCTCCTCGCAGGTCACCACCCGCCGGTCCGGTGGCACCTCGGTGAGGAGGCAGTTGACCAAGGTGGTCTTGCCAGCACCGGGTGCCCCGGCGATCAGGATCGTGTCCCCGGCGACGACCGACTGTCGGAGCAGGTCGGCGACCCGGTTCGGCATCGATCCGACCTCCACCAGGTCGTCGAGGCCGGCGGCGGCGACGACGAACCTCCTGATCTGGACGTTGATGCGATCCGGGTGCGTGACCGGCGGCCCGGTGATGTGTACCCGGCTTCCATCGGGGAGTTGGGCGGAAACGATGGGACTCGCTAGGTCGAGGCGACGCCCCGTCCCGTCGAGGAGGCGGTCGATGAGGGTCCTGACCGTGTCGGTGTCGACCACGTCGGGGAGCAGCTGTTTACTGCCCGCTCGGACGACGAAGGTGCGCCCGCCGCCGAGGACGATCACCTCCTCCACCAGGGGGTCGGAGAGGACGTCGTCGAGGAAGGCGACACTCACCTGTGCACCTCCGATGAGAGCGGTCGGAGGCGGGCCAGCAGACTCTTTGGGGGTGGACCCGCCACCCGAGCAGCCGCGGCGACGGTCGGCATGTCCCCGAGGATCACGAGGGGATCGAGACCGGTCCACCGCCGTACCGATCTGACCGCCTCGCGTGCTCCCGACCGGGGAACCCGGTTGAGGACGAGACGCGGTGGCGGACCTGCCCACGACTCGATCATCTCGGTCGCCCGCACGATGCCCCGCGGTGTCGCGTCGACGACC
Proteins encoded in this window:
- a CDS encoding type II secretion system F family protein, with the translated sequence MRVVAALAAFSIPLTLAMPRRLLRTSTAVGVLSRIGLGLTAGVIGYGLAAASGAPNAVSVAVGVLVMPVPSGIRAWRRRRASHQIADRWADFLAAIRTRVAGGSPIPEATRSAGRHLGGRFADLDRGWGASFSDTMQIVRAEWDDPVADRVFMTLVTAATVGGGRVDGILAHLAASIAADVRLRRAHDASLTQQRLTARVALLAPWAILVLTLATNPTAATSYAAPTGTAIVAGGLAATTIGYALAVRTARLSEPPRLFR
- a CDS encoding ATPase, T2SS/T4P/T4SS family, translated to MSVAFLDDVLSDPLVEEVIVLGGGRTFVVRAGSKQLLPDVVDTDTVRTLIDRLLDGTGRRLDLASPIVSAQLPDGSRVHITGPPVTHPDRINVQIRRFVVAAAGLDDLVEVGSMPNRVADLLRQSVVAGDTILIAGAPGAGKTTLVNCLLTEVPPDRRVVTCEEVFEVDADLPDMTQMQTREAGLDGGGEITLRDLIRSSLRQRPDLIVVGEVRGPEALDLVLALNAGCSGIATLHANSAADALDKVVGYCVLAGSNVHVDYVRRALAAVTDLVVFMERTPSGRRIREVTGVVGIDAHGAFDPDPVYSVNEAP